In the Gorilla gorilla gorilla isolate KB3781 chromosome 10, NHGRI_mGorGor1-v2.1_pri, whole genome shotgun sequence genome, one interval contains:
- the PLA2G1B gene encoding phospholipase A2, producing the protein MKLLVLAVLLTVAAADSGISPRAVWQFRKMIKCVIPGSDPFLEYNNYGCYCGLGGSGTPVDELDKCCQTHDNCYDQAKNLDSCKSLLDNPYTNTYSYSCSGSAITCSSKNKECEAFICNCDLNAAICFSKAPYNKAHKNLDTKKYCQS; encoded by the exons ATGAAACTCCTTGTGCTAGCTGTGCTGCTCACAG TGGCCGCCGCCGACAGCGGCATCAGCCCTAGGGCCGTGTGGCAGTTCCGCAAAATGATCAAGTGCGTGATCCCGGGGAGTGACCCCTTCTTGGAATACAACAACTACGGCTGCTACTGTGGCTTGGGGGGCTCAGGCACCCCCGTGGATGAATTGGACAA GTGCTGCCAGACACATGACAACTGCTACGACCAGGCCAAGAATCTGGACAGCTGTAAATCTCTGCTGGACAACCCGTACACCAACACCTATTCATACTCGTGCTCTGGCTCGGCAATCACCTGTAGCA GCAAAAACAAAGAGTGTGAGGCCTTCATTTGCAACTGCGACCTCAACGCTGCCATCTGCTTTTCAAAAGCTCCATATAACAAGGCACACAAGAACCTGGACACCAAGAAGTATTGTCAGAGTTGA